The Terriglobus tenax genome contains a region encoding:
- a CDS encoding peroxiredoxin-like family protein has translation MDDRTIPSLQPQLDEITANTRRLVQAERLAINENAVAELFGTGIEDRILPVGSKAPEFSLPDAISGKPIQSADLLALGPLVINFFRGRWCPYCVTELETWRELYPTLRERGALLVAISPQTVRQSDFTVQQHALRFPLLWDQGAALADKFGVGYTPSTNMQQYYRSILVNIPFINTGQNALKPATDAAWRLPLPATFVVGQDGIIRFAEAHADFRVRPEPADVLAAL, from the coding sequence CCCCAACTGGACGAAATCACCGCGAACACTCGGCGGCTGGTGCAGGCTGAGCGCCTGGCCATTAATGAAAACGCCGTAGCCGAGCTGTTTGGCACCGGCATTGAAGACCGCATTCTGCCGGTAGGCTCGAAGGCCCCGGAGTTTTCGCTGCCCGATGCCATCAGCGGCAAGCCGATCCAGTCGGCTGACCTGCTGGCACTGGGACCGCTGGTCATCAACTTCTTCCGCGGACGCTGGTGCCCGTACTGCGTTACGGAACTGGAGACATGGCGCGAGCTGTATCCCACGTTGCGCGAACGCGGCGCCCTGCTGGTAGCGATTTCACCGCAGACCGTGCGGCAGTCAGACTTCACCGTGCAGCAGCACGCACTGCGCTTTCCCTTGCTGTGGGACCAGGGCGCCGCACTGGCGGACAAGTTTGGTGTGGGCTACACGCCGTCAACCAATATGCAGCAGTACTACCGGTCAATCCTGGTGAACATTCCCTTCATCAACACAGGGCAGAACGCTCTGAAACCGGCGACGGATGCCGCGTGGCGCCTGCCGCTGCCGGCGACGTTTGTCGTGGGTCAGGATGGGATCATCCGCTTTGCGGAGGCGCATGCGGACTTCCGTGTGCGACCGGAGCCGGCCGATGTGCTGGCGGCGTTGTAA
- a CDS encoding YgaP family membrane protein: protein MKNVGTIDQIIRIVLGLVLLGAIVLVQGPLRWIGLIGLVPLLTGLVNYCPLYSIFGIRTRRL, encoded by the coding sequence ATGAAGAACGTTGGCACGATCGATCAAATCATCCGCATCGTCCTGGGCCTTGTTTTGCTGGGCGCGATTGTCCTGGTGCAGGGGCCGCTTCGCTGGATCGGCCTCATCGGACTGGTTCCTCTGCTGACCGGACTGGTGAACTATTGCCCGCTCTACAGCATCTTCGGCATCCGTACCCGCCGCTTGTAA
- the pgi gene encoding glucose-6-phosphate isomerase, translating into MSTSTAWSALAQHYTAIEKIHLRELFASDPARAERYALEAAGIFVDFSKNRITDETLKLLLALAEESGLKAKIEAMFTGEKINITENRSVLHIALRAPKGTQIFSDGKDVVPEVHEVLDKMAGFADRVRSGAWKGFTGKAIKTVVNVGIGGSDLGPVMAYEALRHYSQRDLSFRFVSNVDGTDIAEATHDLDPETTLFLIASKTFTTLETMTNAHSAREWLLKSLKDEKAVANHFVAISTNAKEVAKFGIDTANMFGFWDWVGGRYSMDSAIGLSTMIAIGPDNFREMLAGFHAMDEHFRSTPFEKNLPVILGLLSVWYTDFFNAQTYAVLPYDQYLKRFPAYLQQLTMESNGKHVTLQGEHVSHDTGAIYWGEPGTNGQHSFYQLIHQGTRLIPADFIGFMRSLNQVSNHHDLLMANVFAQTEALAFGKTAEQVKAEGTADWLVPHRVFEGNRPSNTILAEELTPKVLGTLVALYEHIVFTQGVIWNIDSFDQWGVELGKVLAMRIVPELEGAGELKHDSSTNALIEKYRKARRK; encoded by the coding sequence ATGAGCACTTCGACCGCATGGAGCGCACTGGCGCAGCATTACACCGCAATTGAGAAGATCCACCTGCGTGAGCTGTTTGCCTCCGACCCCGCCCGCGCCGAGCGTTACGCCCTGGAAGCCGCAGGCATCTTTGTTGATTTCTCAAAGAACCGCATCACCGACGAGACGCTGAAGCTGTTGCTGGCGCTGGCCGAGGAATCCGGCCTGAAGGCGAAGATCGAGGCGATGTTCACCGGCGAGAAGATCAACATCACCGAGAACCGCTCCGTGCTGCACATCGCCCTGCGCGCGCCAAAGGGGACGCAGATCTTCTCCGATGGCAAGGATGTTGTGCCCGAGGTGCATGAGGTTCTGGACAAGATGGCCGGTTTTGCCGACCGTGTCCGTTCGGGCGCATGGAAGGGTTTTACCGGCAAGGCGATCAAGACCGTGGTCAACGTTGGCATCGGCGGATCGGACCTGGGCCCGGTGATGGCCTATGAGGCTCTCCGCCACTACTCGCAGCGCGACCTGAGCTTCCGCTTTGTGTCGAACGTGGACGGCACCGACATTGCCGAAGCGACGCATGATCTTGATCCTGAAACGACGTTGTTCCTGATCGCGTCGAAGACCTTCACCACGCTGGAGACGATGACCAATGCGCACTCCGCGCGCGAGTGGCTGCTGAAGAGCCTGAAGGACGAGAAGGCCGTGGCGAACCACTTTGTGGCCATCTCCACCAATGCGAAGGAAGTGGCGAAGTTCGGCATCGACACGGCGAACATGTTCGGCTTCTGGGACTGGGTCGGCGGACGCTACTCGATGGACTCGGCCATTGGCCTGTCGACCATGATCGCCATTGGACCGGATAATTTCCGCGAGATGCTGGCCGGTTTCCACGCGATGGACGAGCATTTCCGCTCGACTCCGTTTGAGAAGAACCTGCCGGTGATCCTCGGCCTGCTGAGCGTCTGGTACACGGACTTCTTCAATGCGCAGACCTATGCCGTGCTGCCGTATGACCAGTACCTGAAGCGCTTCCCTGCCTACCTGCAGCAGCTCACCATGGAGTCGAACGGTAAGCATGTGACCCTGCAGGGTGAGCATGTTTCGCACGATACCGGCGCCATCTACTGGGGCGAGCCGGGCACCAATGGACAGCACAGCTTCTACCAGTTGATCCACCAGGGCACGCGCCTGATCCCCGCCGACTTCATCGGCTTTATGCGTTCGCTGAACCAGGTGAGCAACCACCACGATCTGCTGATGGCCAACGTCTTTGCGCAGACCGAGGCGCTGGCCTTTGGCAAGACCGCGGAGCAGGTAAAGGCCGAGGGCACGGCAGACTGGCTGGTGCCGCACCGCGTGTTTGAGGGCAACCGCCCATCGAACACCATCCTTGCCGAGGAGCTGACGCCGAAGGTTCTGGGAACGCTGGTGGCTCTCTATGAGCACATCGTCTTCACGCAGGGCGTGATCTGGAACATCGACTCGTTCGACCAGTGGGGCGTGGAGCTGGGCAAGGTGCTGGCCATGCGCATCGTTCCCGAGCTGGAAGGCGCGGGCGAGCTGAAGCATGACTCGTCCACCAACGCGCTGATCGAGAAGTACCGTAAGGCGCGCAGGAAGTAA
- a CDS encoding ABC transporter permease, whose protein sequence is MMQIKETVQQSLQSLLRNRLRSGLTMLGIAWGLVTVVLLISYGAALGQTILMGFMGIGNNVIMGWGGQTSMQAGGERSGKRIHLTAEDADAVREQMPLIKAFSVENDTSYSFKWNAKAVNIQVKAVELPYDGMRKLVVEQGRYFAPDDFTEHRKVAIFGPHAAQKLFNGYPAIGETVQLNGQTFTVIGVLQNKIQDSSNNGPDNENVFIPFFTLRDLENRRDPDSLVYQPLSPELNKKATSAVRSILAARHHFNPADEKAFSVWDTIENAQEMSQFSLALEALLGIIGAMTLAVGGVGVMNIMLVSVTERTREIGLQKALGARRRDILSQFLLESLTLTFLAGIAGMIAAVAIAHLIPPMPLYSDMYKTVNNEGDIVLRPNLTIAMISFGILALVGLVSGFLPAWRASRLDPVTALRHE, encoded by the coding sequence ATGATGCAGATCAAGGAAACCGTCCAGCAGTCTCTCCAGTCGCTTCTGCGCAACCGTCTGCGCTCGGGCCTCACCATGCTGGGCATCGCCTGGGGACTGGTCACTGTCGTCCTGCTCATCAGCTACGGGGCGGCGCTCGGCCAGACCATCCTGATGGGCTTCATGGGTATCGGCAACAACGTCATCATGGGCTGGGGAGGGCAGACCTCCATGCAAGCCGGCGGCGAACGCTCCGGCAAGCGCATTCACCTCACGGCAGAGGACGCCGACGCCGTCCGTGAGCAGATGCCGCTGATCAAAGCCTTCTCCGTCGAGAACGATACCTCCTACAGCTTCAAGTGGAACGCCAAGGCCGTCAACATCCAGGTCAAGGCCGTGGAGTTGCCCTACGATGGCATGCGCAAGCTCGTCGTGGAGCAGGGCCGCTACTTCGCTCCGGACGACTTCACCGAGCATCGCAAGGTCGCTATCTTTGGTCCGCACGCGGCGCAGAAGCTCTTCAACGGCTACCCGGCCATTGGAGAGACCGTGCAGCTCAACGGCCAGACCTTCACCGTCATCGGTGTGCTGCAGAACAAGATCCAGGACTCATCCAACAATGGACCGGACAACGAGAACGTCTTCATCCCGTTCTTCACGCTGCGAGACCTGGAGAACCGCCGCGACCCGGACTCGCTGGTCTATCAGCCGCTCTCACCGGAGCTGAACAAGAAGGCCACCAGCGCTGTCCGCTCCATTCTCGCCGCGCGCCACCACTTCAATCCCGCTGACGAGAAAGCCTTCTCCGTTTGGGACACCATCGAAAACGCGCAGGAGATGAGCCAGTTCTCGCTCGCCCTCGAAGCCCTGCTTGGCATCATCGGAGCGATGACGCTCGCGGTGGGCGGCGTCGGCGTCATGAATATCATGCTGGTCTCGGTGACCGAACGCACCCGCGAAATCGGCCTGCAGAAAGCACTCGGTGCGCGCCGCCGCGATATTCTCTCGCAGTTCCTGCTCGAAAGCCTGACGCTGACCTTCCTTGCCGGGATTGCCGGGATGATCGCTGCCGTTGCCATCGCCCATCTTATTCCGCCCATGCCGCTCTATTCCGACATGTACAAGACCGTGAACAACGAGGGCGACATTGTCCTCAGGCCCAACCTGACCATCGCGATGATCAGCTTCGGCATCCTTGCGCTGGTTGGTCTTGTCTCCGGCTTCCTGCCTGCATGGCGCGCCAGCAGGCTCGATCCTGTCACGGCTCTCCGTCACGAATAA